In Desulfosudis oleivorans Hxd3, the DNA window CATCGGGAAGGGGGCGCTGATTGCAGCACATGCGTTGCTGAAAACGGATGCCGAGCCAGGCATGTTATATATGGGGGTGCCGGCAAAAAAAATCTGCAATGCTTCCCAGATAAAACTTCAGGACGGGACAGAGCGGCCAGCCTATCCATGGATATCGCATTTTTCAAGGGGGTACCCCGACACTGTTGTAAAGGATTGGAAAAAAAATGAATAAACATGTACACAATATCAGAAATTCCTGCCTTTTGATGTCAACGATGAGTGAAAACCGCTAGAACAGGAAGAGATAATGAGCCTGGATAAATGCCAAATTATTCATCTGCCCCGCATCAATGACCCCCGCGGGAACCTCACTTTCGTGGAAGCCGGGCGGCACATTCCGTTTTCCATACAGCGGGTTTACTACCTGTATGACGTCCCCGGTGGCGCCGAGCGCGGCGGGCATGCCCACAAGGAACTGCACCAGCTCATCATTGCCATGTCCGGTTCTTTTGATATCCATCTTGACGACGGACGGTCAAAAAAGTCCGTGCACATGAACCGGAGTTACTACGGTCTTTATGTGTGCCCCATGATCTGGAGAGAAATTGACAATTTTTCATCCGGGGCAGTGTGCATGGTGCTGGCCTCCAATTATTATGACGAGGCCGATTATTACCGGGACTACCATCAATTTATCGATGTGGTGAAAGGGAATGCCGGATGAGAACCGTTCCTTTTCTGGATCTCGGCCGGCTGCACCGGTCTATTCGGGAACCCCTTGACGCGGCCTACCACCGGGTCATGGATTCCGGGTGGTTTATCATGGGGCCGGAGCTGGAAGCCTTTGAAACGGAATTCGCCCGGTATTGCGAGGTCCGGCATTGCATCGGCGTGGGCAACGGGCTTGAAGCCCTGCGCCTGCTGCTGCAGGCTTACGGTATCGGCCCGGGGGATGAGGTGGTTGTCCCGTCCAACACATTTATTGCCACCTGGCTGGCGGTGACCGAATGCGGGGCCACACCCGTGCCGGTGGAGCCGGACATCAGAACCCATAATATGAATCCGGTAGAGATCG includes these proteins:
- a CDS encoding sugar 3,4-ketoisomerase, yielding MSLDKCQIIHLPRINDPRGNLTFVEAGRHIPFSIQRVYYLYDVPGGAERGGHAHKELHQLIIAMSGSFDIHLDDGRSKKSVHMNRSYYGLYVCPMIWREIDNFSSGAVCMVLASNYYDEADYYRDYHQFIDVVKGNAG